The nucleotide window TTGGTTGCAATATACTGCAGTTGTGTCCAAACAGAAAATACCTTGTGTTGGAATGTGCTGTGGCAAAAGATAGGAAGGTGTCATGAGACTGCAAGGACCAGAAGGAAAGCAACTGACGTTTGTTAAGTGCTTACTAACTTTGACAGACACTACACAAGGTGTTCTGTGTACCCCGTCTGCTTAAATCGGCATCCTTGGGCAAGTCTCCTTTTGTGAAGATAAAACTTCTCTGATGACTACCTTTTTAAagtgctgatttcttttttaatctctacCTTCTGTCCGCTTAATGAAAATCACACATTACCAATCTCCAACCTACTGTCTTCTTAGGTAAGATTGTGGAGCATAATTTAGTGTTTTCTAATGTCTCAGGATTATCAGCATAGAGAATGCTTTGATCATTGTGTTTTTGCATTGAGAAATGTAGCCCTTATTGGCCCTACACCAGACTGTAGTGTTTTGTGAGTTCTTATAtctgctattttgtttttctcgTCTCCTCTCATGCTTTCAGCTCTTGTTGATATCTATATCTGTCTTCAGCAACTCCTATCCCTACCTTTTAATTTGCTGCTTCTAACCAGCTCTGAGCTAAGGGAAATATCATCAAGCTTGTTAGAATAAATCTAAAATGAGAGTAAGAGCAAAATACATATATCTGTGGGCCTTTTGGCTCTAATTCTGACTCCTCAGAAGCTCTGTTTACTTACTTTCTAGCTTTTGCCTGTGTCCTAGAGAGCTGAATTTGTTCTGGAGCTGAATTTGTTGGATGAGCAGCTTCCAGATAAATGAGCTGCAGGGGCCATGGTATCTACCTGATATCCACCTGCTATCTTCATAggccttttatatatatatatgtgtgtgtgtgtgtgtgtgtgtgtgtgtgtgtgtgtgtgtgtatgtataacgggagaattatatattcatatacagtTTTCTGAACATGCATCCCAAAATTTCATCCTTCTTTTGCCTttactgtcttctttctctccaacCCCCACCACTACTACTCCCTCACATGAATTATTGAGAATGCCCAAGGGCTAGACTGATTGCTGATATATTTTGTGACACAGTGATATTAGGGCTAATAAATGGCCGAATTCATGTAGATTCTTAACCTGTATAGTGTTATATATATGCCTAGtaaggaattttctttttaacaacttATTTGTCTAAGCAAGCTCACAGTTGTAGCTTCCATTACtgacaaaatgtttaaatgtatacACTACAAGCAAATGTTTTTTAAGCATAGAGCAGTATAACTGTGAACAAGATGCAAAGCTTACAGCAAAAGACCTAGGAAAAGACAAAGTGGTTTCACTGCAACTAATAAGCTACGTTCCAGTTCACCCACTGGCGACTGCTAATATTCCGTGGAAGGTGGTAGCAAAGGTAAAAAGTACCAGTTGTCTTCAGTTGCTATAAAAAggaattgtaaaaataatattcatcatttttaagAATGATTGGAATGCAaccattttccttttgtgttcttttccCTGCAGAAACACAGTGCTCTCTTCCTGTACAGTGTACGGATACAACAGATAAACAAGAAGAGCTGTTTAAGCCTCAGGCTAAAGATGATATAAATAGAGGTGCACCATGCATCACATCTGTCACACCGAGAGGACTGGCCCGAGATGAGGAAGATACCTCTTTCGAATCACTTTCTAAATTCAATGTCAAGTTTCCACCTATGGACAATGACTCTACTTTCTTACATAGCACTCCAGAAAGACCCAACATCCTTGGTCCTGCCACATCTGAGGCAGTGTGCCAGGATAAATTTAATATGGAGTTCAGAGACAACCCGGGAAACTTtgttaaaacagaagaaactttATTTGAAATTCAGGGAATTGACCCCATAGCATCAGCTATACAAAACCTTAAAACAActgacaaaacaaaaccctccaaTCTTGTAAACACTTGTATCAGGACAACTCTGGATAGAGCTATGTGTTTGCCACCTGGAAACCATAACGcattatatgtaaatacattaCCACTTCAGGACCCATCCGATGCACCTTTTCCTTCACTTGATTCCCCGGGAAAAGCTATCCGAGGACCACAGCAGGTAActgttttgcattaaaaaatatattatgcatGAACACATATTTTACCATACATGCACAGATATGCATCTTTTTTAGGTTATCAGATATTCCTTTTAAACTAATGACTGGTTAAagttaagacttaaaaaaaaaaatccaagtcctATAATACATGACATGAAATTTTAGAAGATACTCGTCTTCTATAGTACATCTCTATTATAAAGTACCTTAAAATTtagggaacatttttaaaaaatacatgtcagCCTAATCCATAGCTAGTATGTGTCACTTTCTTAGTCCCTTATTCAAAGCTTTTTACTCAGCACCAGTGTTACAATAGGATTCTTTGTTAAATTTCATACTGGGAAacaaatggcattttttaaattaaaaagtttgtGTATATCATACTCATCTTTAAAAGAATGCTTTTCATAAGTAAATAATTGcattgcatatttttatatatgaaaataagtgAACTGTCTTTCGTCTAATACTCTGTTACATTCTCAGTTATACAGTACGCAGATCTGTAGGGTTTGGTTTCTAATCTGGCAATGAATATGCAgcctaatacattttttaaatggcctcTGCATATGTATGATTTTAATCAAACACTTCGATGTTTTTAAAGCTTGCAGCCCCCCAGTCCACTACTGCCCTCCCATTTATTCAGGTTCTAGCAGAGAATggtgcttttatttaaaaaaaaaaaaaaattaatgcctgaaggcaaatgaaaaatatatcatTGTTACAATAAGCAAAAGCCTGTGAAAATACTGACTGGTGTAAATATCtatataatttgcaaacatttgtttaatttctttttgccttgagatacttatttaaaagaaatccaaCACCTTGATGGATACCTTTTGGCTTTATAAGTGCTGTATAGGTTACAGACTTACATCAGCATACAAAGGAGGCAGTAGTCAAGCTGTGGCATATTTTAGTAGTGGGGAAAAACTAGGCATCTCTGACAATCAGCTTTAATTATAAACTCACTTATGTTCTACATTGTGCCTTACTTCACATCATAGTCTCAGTTATAGTTACtactaaatgaaacaaattaaacaatttcatttattacAAGTAGAATTCCTGTGGAGCTGTGAAGTGCATCAGTTCTAATGCTTGTTACTTTTTTCTCCATTATATCTCCTGCTTGTTCTTTTACTAGTTAGTCTGTGTGCATTCATGTTTCAGTAGATGGCACCCTGCATTGTGCATTTGCTTTCTATGCTACAGCAAGGGAAACAGCTGGTATGTGATTACAACTTGATGGAAAAGTATTCAGCTTAAAAAATGCAGGAGAATTGGTGTTGAGCTGTCACAAGACATGGGGCATAAGGTTAGATAATTGATATTTTggcagaaaaggcaaagaaattagTTTGTTTGAAGGCCATGTTGCAGTTTAGGATTGCaagaatatttcttaatttttaaaaacattttgttgtttgatttgtATTACTAAAACTAGTATGATAAATACAAAATTCTTGAATTGTTGGTAATGacaaagagaagtgaaaatttgGGCTTTCATGTTTCCGATTTTTATGCTATATCGATTACCACTACTTAACACCTTTTTAAACATTCAGCTATCATAACAAAgcctaaaattaaaatatatctgcTTATTTTTGCTCTGtgtgactttattttcttcatagttttgctGAGTCAGTGAGTGGGTTCCCAACTGAATTCTCTGAAAAGATCCAATCTGAACTAATAACTCCGAATAGAGAAGGATAAGGATGGACTTTGAAGATAAACTGGCAGTGGAAGATTGGCTCACCAAATTTAGAAGCTAAATTGCTTCTAAatctatttcttactgttttatagATCTTAATAagaattatctttatttataaataatcttttatttatatccCTATCAGTTTCCCATTAAAGAGATGCATATTAATCACTTGTACTTTTTGTTTAAACTGCAAACAGTAAAATTTAGATCTGGCTGACTCTAACTTATTTTGGCTTATATACTCACATTTATTACCACTGCTTTTTAATCATACCTTTTCTGAAGAAAATTATCTTAccccagattttaaaataaacatgttaaatattactatttttttgtgATAAAATTGTCACTTCTCTAAAAAGCAATTGAGTCAATGTTATCATAAACCCTCTGTTCTGATATTTGAACGTATCTCGGTCTAGACAGACTTTGTATATTTACACCAACTGTACGCAGCTGTCCAGTAAAATGTTTATAAGACAGTGATGTCGTGAAACTTAAATGCTTCAATTAGTAATACACTGTTTATTGTAAATGATTGGTTAACTAGAATGAAAGAGATTGGTTAAGGGAATGAAAACTTAACACTGTATCAGGTGTTGGACTAATAAAAACATATTAGTAATAAGAACCcaaaaaagtctctttaaattGACTTTTTAAGTGATTTTCCTCAAAGTATCAGAAATTAGCTGTGTCAAGGTAATTTACCTATGTCAAGGTATACcagaaagcaaattttaaaaataatttggtatgCAGTTCAGGAAAATAAGATATtccaatcaaaaaatatttattgagcacctactattgaactaaatgctttttctgccctgttagatatttttttagaaagaataaatgcAGTATTTTCACGTATTTATGTGCTGCTTATAATGGAGGTAGTTCTGTTGaattgtgattttccataattattTAATTGGGCAACTGTTGACACTATTCAGTcacaagaaaggggaaagaaggcaAAACTACGCACTATATAGCAGGAGCAAAATAAGCCAAAAGAATGCATCCCGTGTTAGATTTTGTTGAATGATTAAATATTTGAGGtttcaaaaaaaacaactgatCAGTGGAATTTGTTTAGTACTTAAAAAATTTCGTTTCGAAAACCAAAACAACTTATTCCTATGTGTTTTATTCATTGTATATTTCCTTATAAATAGTGAAATTTAAATTGCTCTTGATCAAactgcatgtgtacacacatcaTGTCTAGTGCACTTTGTATTAATCAGAGCCCTATAACTTAAGGTTTCTGTTGTAAGACAGAAAAGAtagaattcaatttttaaaaagtcttaatgaTTGACTGTTGTGCCAAACTACTGCTGTTATGATAACGAGCATTAAAATTTGCTGGtggtaaaactggaaaaattttaaatatgtgaagataaagtgcatgtatgtattttaagtgaCTTAATCGAAGTTTAGCTGGGCCcttaatgaaaggaaaattgaGTTAGGTCTTCATGCTAACTCTGTAGAAAGGTAATTTGCTTTCATAGAAAGGAATTTTGTACTTATACACAAACCCACTcaaaaaatttgaatttgaaatttattctAAGTTGATTTTACCTACAAATAAcagaagatatttttgtttgtttcccataGCCCGTTTGGAAGCCCTTTCCTAATCAAGACAGTGATATATCATCGGTACTAAGTGGCACAGGCTCAGAACTGCATATACCTCGAGTATGTGAATTCTGTCAAGCAGTTTTCCCACCATCCATTACATCCAGGGGGGATTTCCTCCGGCATCTTAATTCACACTTTAATGGGGAGACTTAAGATGCATTTGAAAACAGCTCCGTGTAATGATTCTATGTGATCATCAGGTTCTATGTGATGATCTTGGGTTTGTAATACAATAAATACTTGATTGAAAACTTAGTTCAAGATCGTTCATTGAAAAATAGCTATGTCACagctatttgaattttttcctaAACTTATATTgtaactttcttttattaacttttatggATCATTCTGTATAAAACTGTAATTCATTGCATTCATGTTTACAGTGTTTATTACCTTAATTTATGTTTGTTTCAAATGTCTAAGCTTATTGCTTGGATTTCtagttaaatttattaaatttggtGATGTCAAATGTTTATAGGGTGTTTCACTTAAAAACTAGATTATTTATGCTatcggtgatttttttttaataaacctgtAATACAGAACAGCAGACAACATAAATGTCTAAGTAAATACCAAAACCTAAGATTTGTTACCCAGTGATAAAATCACTGGTAGGATTATTCAAACACttcagattgttttttcttttaataatatacatggttttaaattttactatGTGTATAGCTACATGATGAAATgagttgaatatttaaaaagttacttatGTCATGATCATTAAATATGTTCTCTGttcctgagttaaaaaaaaaaaaggaataaatcacaTTTGGGGGAAGTTTAAAACATTCATGTTTTCTAATGATAGAAGGGTGATATCAGATCTGGTGACATTTAATTACAAGTAGTCGAtcactttgaatttaaaaattattttcaaagtaaacttGCTAAAGAAACGTATTTGTATTTATTGGGAGCAAATCTAAAACCCTGTAGGAACTAtccacatttattgatttgtattagaaatgtttacatTGTTGTTGAGAAATTTGTTATTCATTGTCAGCAGCCTGACTGATGGCCACTGGAAGACATTTGCGAGAAAGGCTACCAAATCAGAGTGCtgcaaaattttgtttaaaatgagacttccctttcatttttcttccctatgCTGCTTGTTTTTTAGGTTTCCCTTTGccctccaatttttaaaatgaggcatGGCTTCCGTTTTATAAAGTGAACACTGATTTGCAACTCTCAAAACAGAAATTTAAGCCTTCTTTGGaggaagtgtttttaaaaattggaaggtTTTAGGATGGGGGAATTTGAGAGGCCTCTGTGCTGCAGTGAGGAGCCTTAACTGGTGGAAGCATGAGAATGGTGCCTCGACTGCTCAGGGTGCCAAGCACGTCAGGTTGACATCTTCCTCACCAAGGTGACATAGCGATTATTAGGTATTCACTGTGAAGGTTTCTGAGACGTGTACATCTTTCCTCCACTGCCACTGGGGCTGAATGGAAATACCTAGACAATTACCCATGTCTCCTCCCTacctcccacccacccagcctcccctctcactcacttctctctctctctccctctctctctctctctcacacacacacgcacacacacaattaaaaataaaaacttctcagCCTGTACCAGCCAGAATATACCACTGTACCTATCTCGTAAACggggtttctttttccttctccttttctagaAGAGAAAGAGCCCCTCTCACACAGTTGACATCTACTAGCCTGCTGACAGCCAAAGGAAATTATAGCCCACAAAGTGACTCGAATTAAAGTGTTATCACAGACTCTTCCCCAGTCCTCCCTTTTCCCACCTCCACCACCGTTAGTAAGAGCGGGAAACTCTCCTTTGCTTTTGGGTTCCAGGGCTCCAACTTCCGAGGGACAAAGGCCCTCTTGGGCCACAGGAAATGCAGCCTGGGGAGCAAGCTCCAGCCCCGCGCCGCAGAGGTGGCGCTGACTGCAGCTTTCAAGGTGGAATGGGCACCCGCCaggtctctccctctgtctcttattACGGAGTCGTGCAGGGGCCGCATCTTGGCATCTGCTAAGCGTGGCCGGGTAAGAACAGCTCCCAGGTAAAAAAGCTGCACACGCGAAACGCTGAGTCTGAAAAAACCACCCCCGCCGAGACGAGGCAGTTGTGAGCGGGATGCCTGAGAAGTGGGAGGTGAATGTCCTCGGGAGGGCCCCCCCGGTGCAGCTTTCCCCGGAGGCTGAGGCTGCTGCCAGCGGGGACATCTGCTTTCTTACACTCCAGCCTGGCTCACCCCGCCCCCTCAGCCCGGGTTGCGTGGTTATTTTACCAacacggagggagggagagctcgAGGAGGTAGAAAAGGGGTGGATGGGAGCTCAGGAGATGTTCTTCCCACTCCCCCAcgtcccctccttttttttcacatcttttaaCCTTCAAGGTAAAGACTTTATAAATATGAAACGGATAAACGCGTCCGCTGGCTCCCAGGCCCGCCTTCTGCTCGCGGGGCTCTCGGGTGCGGGGCCTTGTCCTCTCCATCCTGCATCCTCCCCGGAGCCGGGCCGGTTTGGGCGGTTGGGCCGGGCGCAGGGGCCGGCCTGGTGCGCTCCGCCTGTGGCGCCTTCTCTCCCGGGCTGCTGCCTCGACAGCTGCTTGTAGCTACAGTAATTAGACTGTCAGTGCTTGTTAGAGGAGAGCGGGGAGAACACGCTTCTGACAGCAGATTCCGAGACTCCCCAGTTTGTTAATTTCTGAGAGATCTTTAAAGCATTAATTGAGGTCTCCCCAAGTCTCCCCTCCggtccctctccccaactcctcccttccccaaaaTATCTTCAGGAGAAGAGAATTCTCTCCCCGTGGAAGCAGTGATTCCCGCAAAGCTGCAGGGCGGCCCGCGACACTCGCACAGACACCCTGTTTTACATATACGCATATATGCGCACACGTATACGCGTGAGGTGAACTCCACGGGGGCCGGGTCCAAATAGGAACCAggattgcatttaaaataataataaataaataaataaataaatgggggtggggagggaagcagaagtcgggaagaaaagagaaaagcagcagGCTGATTACGAGGTGTCAAAACTGCCAGGAGCAAGAAGGTGATAGCAATCAGGGGTGAGAAGAGTGCGGCATTCGTGCGGGGCAACTAATTATCCGTCTCATTTGAGAAGAGCAGCATTTGAGGCAGCAGCGTTCGCCTGCTGAACGGTGACAGATTGGCGCGGAGGAGAGGGGAGGTGTTAAAACAATGGAGCCGGGCGCGCGAGCGCTGCTGCATGCTAATCAGCCCTCCCTCCGCCTGCCTGCCGcgctccctccttcctcccagcctccctcctccgcGCTCCCTCCTCCCGCCTGCGGCGCTCCCTCCTTTCCAGcgggcccgccgccgccgccgccgccgccgccgccacccgcTTCCTGCTCCCTCGCTTTCCCGCGCGTCCTTCCCGCCGCTGGCAAGTGGAACTCAGCCACAGCTATCGCGTCCCTCGCGGGCCGGGAGCCCCCTCGCAGCCCGCCGCGGGCATCCTCCGCTGGGCCCGGCCGCAAGCTCGCCGAGGGCCAGAGCCACCCGGCGCCAGAGAGCCCAGGACCGGCCCGCGCCCAGCGCCCACCCCTGGGCgcctcctgggggtggggcaagCGCCCGCGCTCTCGCACCCACCTCTTGGAGAAGAGGCCGAGGAGCCTGCACTCTCCTGCCCGCCTTGCTTTCGGCTGGTGGACTGAACGCGTTGGGCAGCGAGTGGGAACCCAAGCGAATTCATGAAGGGCAAGggccaggaggggcagacaggagtGGGAAGAGAGTTGAGATCAGGAAGGCAAAGACGGCCCCGGGACAACCTGCAGATCTGATAACCGGCCCTAGGGCAGCCGCCACCCCCAAAGGCCTCCGGCGGCCCGCAGCCTGCCCCGGGGCAGCCGCGCAGCGAGCGAGGTCACACCCTAGCGAAGGCTCCCTCATTGTGCCCCgcagaccgcccccccccccccgccccagcacctTCCACACCCCACCAAGCCAGAGCAGCGCTCACGACTTAATAATCAGAGTGAGGAGGACAAATAAAGGACCTTGGCATTCGTTGCGTTTCCAAGGCCTGACCTCCTGACCCCAAGACTAGACCGGATCCCCAGAGACACACCATTACACTGTTGCTGGTGAGAGAAAGCCATTACCAAAACGGCCACCCCACCCTCTGCCGCATAGCCTGGGAGGCAAGAGGGGGCCGGGCATTTCTGGAAGGACAGGTCTCTGCTTGGTTGCTCCTCTCAGTACTCTGACCTGAGTGAATTTGGTCTCTCGACAGAGAATCCACCAGAACCAGAGTCCGCTGGAAATGGTCTATACCTGTTGAGGCAGGCAGGCCTTGGACCTGAGGTTTTGCATCAATTTCCTCCTACTTTTTGAGTTTAAAAGCTGATTGTAGAGCTTGAAGCTTTTGCTTAAAATACACTTTTACCCATACCCAACActtttatatttgcatatgtattaAAACATTGAAACACTGACTGACTCGTGCCTTGAGAGGGTTAACCGAAACATAGCTTCAGAGAACTGGTAGGAATTTGGACTGAATGAAAATGCAATTCCTTCCAACGAGTTCCGTGCTATTTAGCTAAGCAGGTGTCTAAATTAACATCATAAAACTTCCTTCCCCCAAAACATAGATGGAAAAGGAAAGCCCCTGAAAGATAATCCagccattataattttttttctgctgaccTTTACCATTGCATTAATTTACACACAcaactgttcatttaaaaaagatcaaTTTAAAACGTGAAGGTTTGATAAAGCTGTCATTTATACATAAGAGTTTCATTTATATTAACCTCTCTACCTTTATCTGTTTGTAATGTTTCATAATAAAAGtacaatatgaaaaaataaaataaaaatgacttgagTAAATTTTGCGATTTTATACCATCATTGATCTAGTCATATGAAAACCTACACAAACACAGAGtgaatcatttttccttttagaagATGCCCAGGCATACCAATACAATAGGTGAGTGCAAGATTGTTGGGATCTACTAAAATAATAGAGaatgtttaaaagttttaaaattgagaattttttaaaggtgttacatcaataattttgtatataaataatgGGGTTTTTGtcgttttttgtttggtttgggggtttgggggtttttttgttttctggtttggttgtgtgtgtgtgtgtgtgtgtgtgtgtgtgtgtgtgtgtgtggtttctacTCCTTGGAAAACCACTAAGCAGCACTCTCTGCACTTAATGCGACACAGACTTTTCAGTGCTAAAGTACTATCTGGTATTTGGAAACTCCCTAGCATCTGAATCTATTAAAAtatctcacagaaaaaaaattaaccttacGTTTATTAATGTAAATTTGGAGGTTCAGACGCTTCATCAGCATCAAAATTAATCAATTcattatctattcatcagtcttTTCTTCATTAACCAACTCTATAGAACCAAAACCTCTCTCCCTGAAGTGGTAAACCAATAGAGTTCAAACATACATTTAGTTCAGTTCCGTGTTGCATTATTTATTTCTAGTATCTAATATCTAATCAAATTCTTTACCTTCCAATATCTTGGTTGGGATGACTTTAATGCAATTTCTTCTCAGTCTACAGACTTCACAAATTTGCATGGTTGTTCTAATGGTGTATTTACAGATAAGTTTTTATTTGCACATAAGGACAAAAAGGTGAAGTGAAATTTGGTCCCAACGGAAACCTGTTAGGTTCCCTGAACATATGGCTCATTGGGCTGTTACTTCCTTTTTGAGATCATTTCcaagattttttaatatatacatcaATTTGACACcagttataaagaaaatatattggcTTTGGAGATGCCTCCACCTGGGGCATATCTCTCCTTAACAAACCATCTAGTCAAGTGGGCCTCTGAATGTACAGGTTTCCAGTGTCCAAGAACAGGGTACAATTTGAAAGCAGTCAGAACTGATAGTTAATTTACACTGTCTTTGAAATTAGGTAGTTCTTTGGATTCTTAGAATGCCACAATGATTTGATTAATACAGTTTAGGGGAGACTGCTTAAAACCCTTTTTACAGAGGCTGCGCATTTGGAATCTACAGCATCACAACGATTCCTCTCAGTAGATACAAGTGATGTAAGTCTCATTTATTGAAAGTGTGTGGTGCCAGCTTAAGACTTAAGGGGAAAATCACAGCACTTTGAAAAAGATGTAAATGTtcaattggtaaaaaaaaaaaaaaaaaaaaaaaaagggtggggggggactGTGCTAAAACATGTGCCTATTTCCATTATGCTTAATTTACTATTCAAAACAAGTTTTTCCTAATAAGCTctattgtttctttctgttttgtaaaatttaatATGTGTGAGACAAAAACCAGATTCAGAATGTGAATGAAGTCTGTTTAGCGAAAGCGTGTTGGAGCTTACGGTACCAGGAGGGCCTCAAATTAAAAGACCTATCACTTTATAACCCTGATACGATGTAAGGAGGTGAGTTCCTTGGATCTTTTCAAGAATCAGTTACAACTAGATTGCTAACTTCCTCCAGCCTCAGAGCTCTTCATGGGTGAAGAGCACTTCATACTTAAAATGCAGCAAATGCTAGAATATTCACGATAGTGATACCATGtatatttagtaaataattttaGCTTTCTCTTTACTGCAGTCTTCTTTTTGAGGTCTCAATCCCCAAATAGGACTCAACCATAAGTTCTAGAACACGTTATGCCCTTGTCCTGGGTATATCGGGTTAAGTGGCTCACACGTCTCCAGACTTTTTGCACCTGTTTCTGGTATATCTTGATGTTGAACTGGTCTCCCTTGTTTGAAGATCCCCTGGGAGTCTGGAATGCCTGGATAACCTGAAGTGTGCCCATGCTTCCTTTGTTGTTTAGAGCTATAGCATGAATAgattctttaaatatcttacttACATCTTTTGGAAGCAGTGTACCAAAGATAAGTTACCACTTACTAATTAATTCAAGGAATAATTGTTTTCGAAATAACAAAATCTTAAACATTGCCTAAtccaactttctttttgtttggatgaaaaacaaaaataaaaaacaaaccaaaaagaaaaatgcagctaaagagaatgaatgagttcTTCAAACCCACTCAAATAGTTAGAACCTAACTCAAGCTCTCCTGTCTTTCAATCCactattttttccattataatcCTTTACCTCAAAACAGGTATACTTTTTCACTGGCTTTGTACTTGGCTTCATAGAAAGCTTTAATCATTCTATCAGAAGTCTTTTATACACAAAGAGACTAACCATTATATTAAACCACagggacagtggggagcctgacatTAACCTGACCAGGGGTGGGATGTATTATTTAGGGATTATCCATTAATCACCCCCCTAACACAGGCCTCAAAACATTTCTACTGGGAGGAAGAAGCACCTCCGTGCACTGAGTGTCAAGAATTTCTCTTGCCTTGCTCCAGGCAGCAAGTGTTGGGATGTATTTTTATAGCTTGAGACACAAACTAAGGTAGGAGAAAAGGTTAAAAAGATTTGTACCTCTAAAGCTTAGAGTTAAACCTCACTGTAACACCCACACCACTACACTACCTTTAATCATCTAAATTCTAAACCAAAGGCTATAGTTTGTATggtaaagggaaaaaagtgaaccagaggcacctgggtagttcagtgggttaagtgtctgacttcggctcaggtcatgatcttatggtttatgggttcaagccctgcatcaggttgtCTGAGCCtgtctgagattctctctctctccctctctctgccccttcctgacttgcatgcctgctctctctctctctttctctctctcaaaataaataaacttaaaaaaaaaagtaaaccagtATGAACTGGAAGTGagcatatatattttctaaaactatCAAACTGGAACTAAAACATTCTCTAAACCAAACAAATGTTCCATTGGTTCAAGAGTTTGCCTTCACTTGTCTCAAGATGGCCCTGAGGCTCGTGAGGAGGTCTTGGCATTATATTATCTTCCCTTACATGTTGGTGAATCAGCTCTGAAAACAGCTCTCATTAGACAAATAGTTTCTCCCTTCGCAGTTGTTAAAGGGGCATCCTGTGTGGGTGTATTCAGACA belongs to Felis catus isolate Fca126 chromosome C1, F.catus_Fca126_mat1.0, whole genome shotgun sequence and includes:
- the TANK gene encoding TRAF family member-associated NF-kappa-B activator isoform X6 — encoded protein: MNSSQDNSFGYVALLEDSEGRKNNLPLDQPHDKVKSGIPREKELKVRRQEVSSPRKETSPRSLGIPLFHERAYIEKTFQDLKEEFHRICMLAKAQKDHLSKLNVPATATETQCSLPVQCTDTTDKQEELFKPQAKDDINRGAPCITSVTPRGLARDEEDTSFESLSKFNVKFPPMDNDSTFLHSTPERPNILGPATSEAVCQDKFNMEFRDNPGNFVKTEETLFEIQGIDPIASAIQNLKTTDKTKPSNLVNTCIRTTLDRAMCLPPGNHNALYVNTLPLQDPSDAPFPSLDSPGKAIRGPQQPVWKPFPNQDSDISSVLSGTGSELHIPRVCEFCQAVFPPSITSRGDFLRHLNSHFNGET
- the TANK gene encoding TRAF family member-associated NF-kappa-B activator isoform X5; protein product: MSGPVIYSILYSDATEQKGMDKNIGEQLNKAYEAFRQACMDRDSAVKELQQKTENYEQRIREQQEQLSLQQTIIDKLKSQLLLMNSSQDNSFGYVALLEDSEGRKNNLPLDQPHDKVKSGIPREKELKVRRQEVSSPRKETSPRSLGIPLFHERAYIEKTFQDLKEEFHRICMLAKAQKDHLSKLNVPATATETQCSLPVQCTDTTDKQEELFKPQAKDDINRGAPCITSVTPRGLARDEEDTSFESLSKFNVKFPPMDNDSTFLHSTPERPNILGPATSEAVCQDKFNMEFRDNPGNFVKTEETLFEIQGIDPIASAIQNLKTTDKTKPSNLVNTCIRTTLDRAMCLPPGNHNALYVNTLPLQDPSDAPFPSLDSPGKAIRGPQQFC